The nucleotide sequence GCCGGAGAGGCGGAGGGATTCCGAGGCAACGCGAACACCACCATCGGCTTCATCGATACCGGCGTCGACGGCGCCCACACCGACCTGGCCGGACGTTGTGTTTATTGGGACGATATCGCCGGGGAATCCGGACTCGATCCCGTGGACTACGACGGCCACGGAAGCCGGGTGGCCGGCGTCGCCGTCGGCACCGGACACAGCGCCGGGGCCGACGATTCGGAACTGCGGTACACCTACTCGCAGGAGGGGCCGAGTTGGGCCCATATCGTCGATCCGATTCGCCTTCCGTCCGGTCCAGCCACGGTGACATCCACGGCGTACTGGAGCGGTCCGGCGGCCCACCTGGATCTGGTGTCCTGGCTGTGGGGCGATGCCGAGATGGACAGCATCGAGTGGATTGGCGACGGCAGCGAAGGCGCCTCGGCCGTCACCTTGATCACCACGTTCGATGCGGTGACGGGCAAGCTGTACTCGCCGCTGCTGGCCAATTACCGCAACCGGCTTCTGGAACGCGTGGTCATCACGACCTCGGTGGCCGACTATCCCGGCGTGGGCGATGGATTCAACAAGCTCAGCGGTGTCGCCCCCGGCTGCAACTACGCCGCCGTCAAGATCGCGACGCGCGATGGAGAGCTTATCGAGGACGGATTCGCCGTAGGGATCGACCGCCTGGTGGCTCAGCGCGTCGCCGGGAAGATCAAGGTCGTCAACATCAGCGGCGGGCTCATGGATGCCTGGGGCTTTCCGATCGAGAGTGTATCGCTTCGCGACAAGGTCACCTCGGCGGTTCGCAGCGGCGTGATCGTCGTCGTCGCGGCCGGAAACAGCGCCGACGAGCCGATGGACGGTCTGCGCAGGATGGCCGATCCGGGCCGGGCGGCCCTGGCCATCACCGTCGGAGCGTCGAACGATGAAAATCGCCTGACGGACTACTCCTCGTATGGGTATCTTAATCCCCGCACGTACGCGTCCGAGGATTTCAAACCCGATCTGATCGCCCCCGGAGGCGACTACTACTACACGACGATCCTGTCGATCGACAGCGGCGCCTCCGACGGACTGAGTGGGCCGGACAAGGCGCCCGACGACTACGCCGGTGCGGTCGGCACGTCGTTTGCCAGTCCGTTTGTGGCCGGCGCCGCGGGGCTGGTTATCGAGGCCCTGGAGCGAGGAGGGCTCGAATGGGACTTCACGTCCGACCGGCATCCTCGGCTGGTGAAGATGCTCCTGTGCGCCACTGCGACCGAAACGAACGCGAATCGGCAGGGGGGCGATCTTCATCCCACGCTGGAACGCGACGCCGGCGGTCCCGATGGGTTCGCGGTGGGCAAGGACCGGTACGAGGGATACGGCCTGATCAATGTGGATGCGGCGGTGGAGGCGGCCGCGTCGGTGCATACGCCGGGAGCGCCCGTGAGCGTCGAACTGGCAGGTGGGCCGGCCGACCGCCGGGCCTGGGCGAGCACGGTCGATCTTGCGGCCGGGTGCGGCATCGAAGTTTGGCTGGAGAACCCGGACGAGGGAGACTTCGACCTGTATCTCTACAGCATGGTGCCGAGCGATACGGGGACCCCGATCATTCTGGCGTCGAGCACGACCCCTCAGGTGGGCGCCGAGGAATTCCTCCGCTACACGGCGCAGACCGATTGCTCGGTCCTGTTGGTGGTCAAGCGCGTCTCAGGTTCGGGGGCGTTTCGACTGGACTCCGCACGGCTCGGCACACCGGGATGGTGATTGCCCTCCAAACGGGTGAACGTGCCGCTTCCGCCTGCGTAACATTAGGGTTGAAGGGCCCGTGGCGCCTGTGGATAATGCCGGCGGTTGCCACGGAATCGTAACCGGTCGAGATGAGCGGTGGTGTAACGCTGATTCGTCGGCACGAACAGACGATGGACACGATCACGGTTGGAAAGGCAAGAGCATGTACATGGCATCGCAGTTTTCGGTTTTCATGGTGAACAAGCCCGGCGTCCTGGCCCGAGTTCTGGGCGACTTCGCCAAGGCCAAGATCAACATCACGGCGATCACCATGATGGATTCGGCCGAGCATGGGGTGATGCGGGTCGTATTCGAGAAGCCGGAGGCGGCCCGAGAGGTGCTGGCGAAGCTGAACATGCCTTATAACGAAACGGATGTGCTGTGCGTCGACCTGGCCAACAAGTCCGGCGCGTTGGCGGTCGTGGCCGAGAAACTCTCCAAAGGGCATATCAATATCTCCTACGCCTATTGCACCGCCGGCGGCAAAGGCGGGCGGACCACCGGCGTGCTGAAGGTCTCCGACGTCAAGAAGGCGATGAAACTCCTGCAGAACCACAACAAGGCGAGCAAAGCGGAGACCGCCACCCGTCGATCCAAGGCCGCGCTCGGCTGAGCGACCGATCGGGCGCCTCGTCGTCTGCGCTCCATTCTTCATCGGCTGTTGCCCCAGCATGGCGCACGGGCTATAATCGGCTCGGATTGCCTGTCGAAAGGGGATGTATGGCACGCACGGAGATCGGTCGAAGAGAGTTCCTCAAAGCGGTTGGCGCAGGCGCCGCCGGGAGTCTTCTGGCGTCAGCGGCACAGGATCGGTCCAGGGGCCCGACAAGGCCCAACCTTCTGTTCGTCTTCGCCGATCAGTGGCGAGCGCAGGACGCCGGCTACGCGGGCAACGCCGACGTCCGGACGCCCCATCTCGATGCCCTGGCAAGGACC is from Anaerobaca lacustris and encodes:
- a CDS encoding ACT domain-containing protein, with the protein product MASQFSVFMVNKPGVLARVLGDFAKAKINITAITMMDSAEHGVMRVVFEKPEAAREVLAKLNMPYNETDVLCVDLANKSGALAVVAEKLSKGHINISYAYCTAGGKGGRTTGVLKVSDVKKAMKLLQNHNKASKAETATRRSKAALG
- a CDS encoding S8 family serine peptidase; its protein translation is MARSKARIGPTFLTDAVRQRRGQGRFPGRYGLVACLVLCAICVTAATGQRLTPPARPEVRPVISGTYPNDLDGNRIDDELEGHFTLASGSSPLYGRSRSLGTTLAADKIVDVELIFDEPVTAEQIDAFVAFGGEITHLYETVSYGWNGRIAMGHVASLPAAMGPTMVLVTPAAQTVQLYMDVASQVGRARPVWQPGFAGEAEGFRGNANTTIGFIDTGVDGAHTDLAGRCVYWDDIAGESGLDPVDYDGHGSRVAGVAVGTGHSAGADDSELRYTYSQEGPSWAHIVDPIRLPSGPATVTSTAYWSGPAAHLDLVSWLWGDAEMDSIEWIGDGSEGASAVTLITTFDAVTGKLYSPLLANYRNRLLERVVITTSVADYPGVGDGFNKLSGVAPGCNYAAVKIATRDGELIEDGFAVGIDRLVAQRVAGKIKVVNISGGLMDAWGFPIESVSLRDKVTSAVRSGVIVVVAAGNSADEPMDGLRRMADPGRAALAITVGASNDENRLTDYSSYGYLNPRTYASEDFKPDLIAPGGDYYYTTILSIDSGASDGLSGPDKAPDDYAGAVGTSFASPFVAGAAGLVIEALERGGLEWDFTSDRHPRLVKMLLCATATETNANRQGGDLHPTLERDAGGPDGFAVGKDRYEGYGLINVDAAVEAAASVHTPGAPVSVELAGGPADRRAWASTVDLAAGCGIEVWLENPDEGDFDLYLYSMVPSDTGTPIILASSTTPQVGAEEFLRYTAQTDCSVLLVVKRVSGSGAFRLDSARLGTPGW